GATACCGCGCCATACTGGCCAGCGAAGCCCTGGTGTGCCAGATCATCAAGGACGAGTTGGCGGCCTTGAGGGAGACATATGGCGACCTGCGCCGCACACAGATCCTCGAAGAGACGGCAGAGATCGAGCTGGAGGACATGCTGGCCGACGAAGAGATGGTCATTCCCATTACTCACAGCGGCTATATCAAGCGGAGCAATCTCAATGTCTATCGGAGCCAGCGCCGAGGAGGCAAGGGGATGACCGGGATGGCGACCAAGGAAGAGGACTACGTGGAGCACCTTTTTGTCGCCACGACCCATAGCTACCTCCTGTTCTTCACGAACCAGGGAAAGGTTCACTGGCTCAAGGTGCACGAACTGCCCCAACTCGGACATGCGGCGAAGGGCAAGCCCCTCATCAACTTCTTGCAACTCGGGGCCGAGGAGACGCTCACCACCGTGATCCCGATTCGCCAATTCGAGGTAGATCGCTACCTTCTGATGGCGACCAAGCGGGGGATCGTCAAAAAGACCGAGCTCAACGCCTACGACAACCCAAGGGCTGGGGGCATTATCGCTCTCACGCTGGATGAGGGGGACGAGCTGATCGCCGTTCGGATGACCAAAGGGGACGACGAGATCCTGCTTGGCACCAAAGGAGGGATGGCGATCCGATTCAAAGAGGACGAGGTTCGGCCTGTCGGACGGGGGGCCCGCGGCGTCAAGGGAATCTCGCTGGAAGCGAACGATGAGGTGGTTGGGGCGGAGGTGGTGTCGCAGGGCGCGGCAGTCCTCACGGTTACGGAGCGGGGGTACGGCAAACGGACCGACCCCGAAGAGTACCGGCTGCAGAGTCGGGGCGGCAAGGGGATCATTAACATTCGGATCACCGACAGAAACGGTCCCGGGGTTGGGATGATGTTGGTGCGGCCCGGCGATCAGATCATAATGATTTCTCAAGAGGGAAGAATCACGAGACTGCGAGTGGACGAGATCAGCCTCATCGGGAGGGCAACCCAAGGGGTGCGGCTGCAGGGACTCACGCCCAGCGATCGCGTGGCCGCAGTGACGCGGTTGGTGAGCGACGAAGATGGCGAAGAGGAGGCGGCAGCTCCGGAGTCCCCGCCCGAACCGGGAGGGGGAGCGGATCCGCTCGACGAGGCTTGAGAGACGCCGGGGAGCGTGGTATAGTGCGACGTTATGAGTGCACCGCCGGTCGTTCATAGACAAAACCAGCAAAGGCAGCTCCTCTCCCGACCATGAACTGTGAACCAGGGATGGTATTGTGCTGGACCTGAGATTTGTTCGTGATAACATCGAGCTTGTGCGCGAGCGGCTTGCAGCCAGGGGCGCGGCGCCCTCAACCCTCGACGAGTTTATTCAGCTTGACGTTGAGCGGCGAGCCATGCTTGCCGAGGCGGAGCGGCTCAGGCAGAGACGCAACGAACTGTCCAAAGATGTAGCCGAACTCAAACGACAAGGGCTGGACACAAGCAACATTGTCGCGCGAGTCGCCGCAGAGGCCCCGCTTCTCACTGGACTGGAAAAACGACTGAAGGAAAAGGAGGCGATCTTACAGGAGGCCGCGCTGTTTTTCCCGAATCTCCCGCACGCTTCCGTCCCGACCGGGAAATCGGCTGAAGACAATGTTGAGGTCAGGCGATGGGGTGTTCCCCGCCGGCTTGACTTCGAGCCGAAGTCTCACTGGGAACTGGGGGAGGCGCTGGGGATCCTGGATTTCGAGCGGGCGGCTGCAATCGCGCAATCGCGCTTTGCCGTTCTCAAAGGAGTCGGGGCCAGGCTGGAGCGCGCACTGATCAACTTCATGCTTGACCTGCACGGAGGGGAGCACGGCTACACGGAGGTCCTCCCGCCATTACTGGTGAACACCGACGCCATGCGCGGGACCGGCCAACTCCCAAAATTCAGCGAGGAGCTGTTCAAGACCAAGGATGAGGGGCTCTATATGATCCCGACGGCAGAGGTTCCGGTGACCAACCTTCACCGAGGGGAAATCCTGCCGCCCGGAACGCTCCCTCTTTCCTACGTTGCCGGCACCCCCTGCTTTCGGCGTGAGGCGGGCTCCTACGGCAAAGACACTCGGGGTCTCATGCGGCAGCATCAGTTCAACAAGGTGGAGCTGGTGAAGCTCGTGGAGCCCGAGCACTCCTATGATGCATTAGAGGAGATGACCCGGCACGCGGAGGCGGTCCTGCAACGACTGGACCTGCCGTACCG
The window above is part of the Candidatus Methylomirabilis tolerans genome. Proteins encoded here:
- the serS gene encoding serine--tRNA ligase, whose protein sequence is MLDLRFVRDNIELVRERLAARGAAPSTLDEFIQLDVERRAMLAEAERLRQRRNELSKDVAELKRQGLDTSNIVARVAAEAPLLTGLEKRLKEKEAILQEAALFFPNLPHASVPTGKSAEDNVEVRRWGVPRRLDFEPKSHWELGEALGILDFERAAAIAQSRFAVLKGVGARLERALINFMLDLHGGEHGYTEVLPPLLVNTDAMRGTGQLPKFSEELFKTKDEGLYMIPTAEVPVTNLHRGEILPPGTLPLSYVAGTPCFRREAGSYGKDTRGLMRQHQFNKVELVKLVEPEHSYDALEEMTRHAEAVLQRLDLPYRVVALCTADLGFAAAKTYDIELWIPSQGAYREVSSISNCEAFQARRADIRYRPAAKAAPQFVHTLNGSGVAVGRTWLAILENFQEVDGTVVIPEALRPYMDGLERISTDRV